TCTTCGCGATGCTCTGCATATCGTAACTTATCCTTCACGTTTCAAAGAAGGTTTTCGGGATGATGTATTAAAAACCATACAAGATGCTATCGTTCACCGGCGTATCTTAACGATCGAATATATCACCAATCGTGATGACCGTCAGTCCAAGCGAAATGTCGAGCCTTTAGGGTTGGTATATTATTCCAATTTTTGGCATCTGATCGCCTATTGCCGCTTGCGCAAAGATTATCGCGATTTCCGCACCGACCGGATTACGGCAATTCAAGTCAAAGACGAATCGTTTGCTTCACGCGATGATTTTTCTTTAACCCAGTACCTTTCGCAAAGCCGTCCTGTTGAAAACTTGATCCAGGTTCGAGTCAAATTTACATACGAAGTAGTGTCATACGTGCGGGATCGAAATTATTTCGGTATCGTGTCGGAAGAAAAAACCGAAGGCGGTGTTATTTTTACATTTCTCACTCCGGAGCTAAAATATTTATCCGGATGGCTTTTGGGTTATGGTGAACACGCCGAAATACTCGAGCCGAAAGCACTGAAACAAATCATGTATGATGAAGCGGTCAAATTAACTCAAATGTATAAACCTTAAAATTAAGAACTACACTCCATGGAATACATCAGCGTATTTGATATTTTCAAAATCGGCGTAGGTCCTTCCAGTTCGCATACGATGGGCCCTTGGCGCGCAGCGCAGCGTTTTTTGCGTGAATTGGATGATACCAATCGACTTTGCGATGTGACCCGTGTGCAGGCTCATCTTTATGGTTCATTGGCTAAAACCGGCAAGGGTCACGGCACGGATATGGCTATCCTGCTTGGCCTTAGCGGCGAAGACCCCGTTACCACAGAAGTCGAATCCATCCCGTCGCGCATTGCTAAAATACGATCATCGCACAATCTAGGTTTATTGGGCCAGCATCCTATACCTTTTGATACGGATCATGACATCGTTTTCCATTACGACGCTTCACTTCCCTTTCATGCCAACGGATTGCGATTTGTCGCTCATTTTAAGGATGGAGCATTATTTGAAGAAATATACTATTCCGTCGGCGGCGGATTTGTCGTACGCGAAAATGATACTGAACACGATCCTTCCGGAATGCAAACCGTTCCTTTTCCGATCAATAACGGCGACGAACTTTTGCAGTGGTGCCGGGAAAAACGTTGGCCGATTTCTAAAATTGTTTTTGAAAATGAAAAGGTTTTTCGCCGCGAAGATGCCATACACAGCGCGCTTTTGCGTATTTGGAAAGTCATGACCGAGTGTGTTTTCCGGGGTTGCCACACCGAAGGCGATCTTCCGGGAGGACTCAAAGTTCAGCGCCGAGCCAGCGCGATGAATCGCCGATTGCTCAATAATCAGGATTATCCCACTCAGGAAGACTGGATTTCTGCCGTACAATCGGTTCCCAAATCGTTTCAGGATATGCTCAACTGGGTCAGTTGTTTTGCACTAGCCGTAAATGAAGAAAACGCAAGTTATGGCCGCGTCGTCACGGCTCCCACGAATGGCGCGGCGGGCGTAATACCGGCTGTTTTACATTACTACCGTTATCTATGCCCTAATGTCCACGATCAAAGTGTCATACGTTTTTTGCTCACCGCAGGTGAACTCGGAAGTATATTCAAAAAAGGTTCCACGATTTCTGCCGCGATGGGCGGTTGTCAGGCGGAAATCGGCGTTTCTTCCGCCATGGCGGCGGGCGCCCTCACCGAATGTATGGGCGGTAATCCTGATCAGGTATTGATGGCGGCCGAAATCGCGATGGAACACCACCTTGGTCTTACCTGTGATCCGATCGGAGGCTTAGTGCAAATACCATGCATCGAACGCAATACGATGGGCGCGATCAAAGCCATTACAGCTAGTCAAATAGCTCTCAATAGCGATCCGAAAATGGCTAAAGTTTCCCTGGATGCAGTTATAAAGACGATGTGGCAAACTGCTAAAGATATGGATAACCGTTATAAAGAAACATCCGAAGGCGGATTAGCTACCAACGTCCCCGTCAATTTGCCGGAATGCTGATAGTTGGTATTATATATGTAAAAAAACCCCTCCACATCCTGCAGAGGGGTTTTTCATTAACTTAGAAATCAACCTACCGGGTATTGGCCGGCAAACCTGAAATATCAGGAAACCAATTCGCGCTCAAAGAAATGTCCGGTAACCAAAGCCCAATCCTTATCTTCGAGTTGCTGCATTTCTCCGGTATATATATCACCCGGTTTGCCGTGGCCATTACCCTTTACCATCGTTTTTACTTCATTCTGATAATTCTGTAAATCTTCCTGATAGAACTGCACCGCTGATTTTCCGATTTTGAGATGGCGAATGTCATCGTCCACGCGATCCGGATCAATAATGCAAATCCAGTTATTGTCATAAGGCGTTACCAAAATACGGTCCGGATCTTTGACCAGTGCATGATTGATCTCTGTCACTTTACCGCTGACAGGCGACTTGAAATGAATAATGCGGTTGCCCTGCTTAACACTAAATAGCGGTTGACCAACTTGAATATTCATTCCGCGATTTGGAAATTCGAATCCGTCAATTTTTCCTATCAGTTTTTTCGCAAAATCATCCATACCAACTTTGACATCGCCTTCGGTTTCCATACTGACCCAGCAATGATTGCGAGCGATGAACATACCGCCGGGAATCGTAAACTCTTTGGTCATAAATTGTTCGGCCCCATGCACGTGCGTGATATGCACTTTGGGCATCAATTGCTTTTGAATCCGATCTTGACGTTTGATAAGCGTTTTTCTCGTAAAATTGAGTAACTCCTCTTCCGTGAAAGGCTTCTGGATATAATCCATTGCACCAAATTTCATACATTCGACCGCCGACTCTACCGTAGCGTAGCCTGTAATGACAATAACATCCATATCAGGGCGCATTTCTTTGACGGATTTGACTACGTCCACACCATCCATAGCCGGCATTTTGAGATCGGTGAAAACGAAATCATAATGATGGGCTTGTACCAGTCCGAGCGCTTCCTGTCCCGTTTCGACGGTATCCACATTGTATCCGTCAATAACGAGTATTTTGCGAAAACTGTCTAAAATAACGGTTTCGTCATCCACGCAGAGTATCCGCGCTTTGGGTGCAGGCACTTCGGCCCGCTTGAGGGTTTTTGCCTCTCGGCTGTAATCCATTCTGAGACTCACGGCAAGTGCTTCTTCCCGGAGTTTGCGCTGCTTTTCATCTTGCATTCGACGTACGATCATCCGTATCGCAATATCAAGTATGACGAAAAGAACTAAAGCAACAATGAGTAACGGCATAGAAGCCTCCATTCGTAGGTGATTGCTTTTAATGAAAATCGTATCCTTTTATAAACGATCCGAACTGCAGGATACCAATTTCGGCAGTTCGTATTCCAAATCCGTAGGAATGATTCGGTAAAACCATCCCTCGAAAAACGGATCTTTTTCAATTTGACTGGGTGCCTCGGTCAATTCTTCATTGACCTGAATAACCTGCCCGCTGAGCGGGCACATCACAGCATGCATCAATCCCCTCGCATCACGCATCTGTGCGCAGGAATTACCTTGATAAATATCGGACAGCATCGGCGTCAATTCGATCGCCGTAAGGTTTTCCATTGCCTTAACAAATAAATCGGTTACACCGATTTT
This region of bacterium genomic DNA includes:
- a CDS encoding YafY family transcriptional regulator, with protein sequence MNRTDRLIAIVLLLHSRKIIRAKDIAEHFDITLRTVYRDMKALNEAGVPIAAEAGEGYSLVEGYHLPPVMFTHEEAAALLVGSELTRSLTDASLQTHITSALHKIQAVLPQDRKNYLDNLRDALHIVTYPSRFKEGFRDDVLKTIQDAIVHRRILTIEYITNRDDRQSKRNVEPLGLVYYSNFWHLIAYCRLRKDYRDFRTDRITAIQVKDESFASRDDFSLTQYLSQSRPVENLIQVRVKFTYEVVSYVRDRNYFGIVSEEKTEGGVIFTFLTPELKYLSGWLLGYGEHAEILEPKALKQIMYDEAVKLTQMYKP
- a CDS encoding L-serine ammonia-lyase → MEYISVFDIFKIGVGPSSSHTMGPWRAAQRFLRELDDTNRLCDVTRVQAHLYGSLAKTGKGHGTDMAILLGLSGEDPVTTEVESIPSRIAKIRSSHNLGLLGQHPIPFDTDHDIVFHYDASLPFHANGLRFVAHFKDGALFEEIYYSVGGGFVVRENDTEHDPSGMQTVPFPINNGDELLQWCREKRWPISKIVFENEKVFRREDAIHSALLRIWKVMTECVFRGCHTEGDLPGGLKVQRRASAMNRRLLNNQDYPTQEDWISAVQSVPKSFQDMLNWVSCFALAVNEENASYGRVVTAPTNGAAGVIPAVLHYYRYLCPNVHDQSVIRFLLTAGELGSIFKKGSTISAAMGGCQAEIGVSSAMAAGALTECMGGNPDQVLMAAEIAMEHHLGLTCDPIGGLVQIPCIERNTMGAIKAITASQIALNSDPKMAKVSLDAVIKTMWQTAKDMDNRYKETSEGGLATNVPVNLPEC
- a CDS encoding response regulator, encoding MPLLIVALVLFVILDIAIRMIVRRMQDEKQRKLREEALAVSLRMDYSREAKTLKRAEVPAPKARILCVDDETVILDSFRKILVIDGYNVDTVETGQEALGLVQAHHYDFVFTDLKMPAMDGVDVVKSVKEMRPDMDVIVITGYATVESAVECMKFGAMDYIQKPFTEEELLNFTRKTLIKRQDRIQKQLMPKVHITHVHGAEQFMTKEFTIPGGMFIARNHCWVSMETEGDVKVGMDDFAKKLIGKIDGFEFPNRGMNIQVGQPLFSVKQGNRIIHFKSPVSGKVTEINHALVKDPDRILVTPYDNNWICIIDPDRVDDDIRHLKIGKSAVQFYQEDLQNYQNEVKTMVKGNGHGKPGDIYTGEMQQLEDKDWALVTGHFFERELVS